Proteins encoded together in one Lathyrus oleraceus cultivar Zhongwan6 chromosome 5, CAAS_Psat_ZW6_1.0, whole genome shotgun sequence window:
- the LOC127081403 gene encoding uncharacterized protein LOC127081403 — MNDQNEQLDNNREEEDGNDDDDDEFFQQASFVAALIGEYAVSQLCKEPCRTSELSGHAWVQEILQGNSTRCYEMFRMEKHIFNLICTKLVEHGLKSSKRMGVEEMVAMFLVVVGHGVGNRMIQERFQHSGETVSRHFHRVLRACLKLSMKYIKPEDPTFHDCHSKIKNDQRYWPFFKNAIGAIDGTHVSCVVNANEQTRYIGRKGYPTQNIMAVCDWNMCFTFVLAGWEGTAHDARVFDQALTNVNLNFPHPPPDLFFLLLLMIFFIIFDFTFK; from the coding sequence ATGAATGATCAGAATGAGCAATTGGACAACAATAGAGAAGAAGAAGATGgcaatgatgatgatgatgatgaatttttTCAACAAGCTAGTTTTGTGGCTGCACTAATTGGAGAATACGCAGTAAGTCAATTATGCAAAGAACCATGTAGAACTAGTGAATTAAGCGGTCATGCATGGGTTCAAGAAATATTGCAAGGTAACTCCACTCGCTGTTATGAGATGTTTCGAATGGAAAAACATATTTTTAATTTGATATGCACTAAACTAGTTGAGCATGGTTTAAAGTCTTCTAAAAGAATGGGAGTTGAAGAAATGGTTGCAATGTTTTTAGTTGTTGTTGGACATGGGGTAGGTAATAGAATGATTCAAGAAAGGTTTCAACACTCAGGGGAGACTGTTAGTAGACATTTTCATCGGGTACTTCGTGCTTGTCTTAAGTTGTCTATGAAATATATTAAACCTGAAGATCCTACATTTCATGATTGtcattcaaaaataaaaaatgatcaaCGTTATTGGCCTTTTTTCAAGAATGCTATAGGAGCAATTGATGGTACTCATGTGTCATGTGTAGTTAATGCCAACGAGCAAACCAGGTATATTGGAAGAAAGGGATATCCTACACAAAATATAATGGCTGTATGTGATTGGAATATGTGTTTCACTTTTGTATTAGCCGGTTGGGAAGGTACTGCCCATGATGCACGTGTTTTTGACCAAGCTCTCACAAATGTGAACCTTAATTTTCCACACCCTCCTCCTGATTTGTTCTTTTTATTACTActaatgattttttttataatatttgaCTTCACTTTTAAAtga